Genomic window (Candidatus Tanganyikabacteria bacterium):
CGGTCCCTCGCGGCGGAAATCGGTTCCGGGGTCGTCGTGGCCTATCTGCCCGACGGTGTCGATCACTGCCGCCTCGCCAGGGCCCTCGCTCCGGACACGCCCGTCCCGGCGGCCCTTGCGGGCTTGCCGCACCCCGTTGCCGGCTATCTGGGCACCATCGAGGATCGGCTGGACTTTCACCTCCTCGAGACCGCCGCCGGGGCGCTATCCGAGGGCACCCTCGTCGTGGCCGGGCCCGCCTCCGGGCGCCAAGCGGAGCGCCTGCGCATCCTGGCCACGCTCCCCAATGTCGTGATCCTGGGCCCCGTGGATCCGGCGGCGGCACCCGGTGTCTTGAAGGCGTTCGACATCGGCCTTGTCCCGTTCAGCAAGACCGTGGCGGCGTCGTTCGCGTACCCGCTCGAGGTCAACGAGTACCTGGCCGCGGGCTTGCCGGTCGTGGCCAGCGACTTCGCCGACCTCGGGGATATGGCGCCGCACGTCCGCGTGGCCGCCTCGTCCCAAGCGTTCGCGGCCGCGTTGCGCGACGCGGCGACGCCATCCGGCCCCGGCAAACGCCTGGAGCGGTCGCGCTTCGCCGCCGGCAACTCGTGGCGCAGGCGGGCCGAGGCTGCTTCCGAGGTGCTGCAAACAATGGTAAAATAAGGTTTTAACGAAAGGACGCTGGTAATGACGACGCAGGCACCCGCCAGAATCGAGATCATGGCGCCCCAGGGCCCGTTCCGCAACGAAGATCCGGTGGACTGGACCGACGAGAGCAATGTCCGCCGCATGCGCGAAGCCCTCGCCAAGGTTCGTGGCGAGCTGGGCCGCGAGTATCCGCTCATCATCGGCGGCAAGCGCGTCATGACCGAGGGCAAGATCAGGTCGATCAACCCGTCCAACCCCTCGGAGCTGGTGGGCCTGTTCCAGAAGGCCGAGCGCGATCACGTCGAGCCCGCCATGCAGGCCGCCCTCGAGGCGTTCGAGACCTGGAGCCGCACGCCGGCCCCGGAGCGGGCGTCGGTGCTCTTCAAGACGGCCGCCATCATCCGGGACCGGAAGTTCGAGTTCATGGCGTGGCTGGTCTTCGAGGTCGGCAAGAACTGGCGCGAGGCGGATGGCGACATCGCGGAGCTGATCGACTTTCTCGAGTTCTACGGCCGCGAGGCCCTGCGCCTGGCCGCGGTCGAGCCCCCGGTGCAGCTCCCGGGCGAGCGTGACGAGCTGTGGTACATCCCGCTGGGCGTGGCCGCGGTCATCCCGCCATGGAACTTCGCCGGCGCCATCATGGGCGGCATGACCAGCGCCGCCGTGGTCTGCGGCAACACCGTCATCCTCAAGCCTTCCAGCGACTCGCCGGCCATCGCCGCGAAGTTCGTCGAGGCGATGGAAGAAGGCGGCCTGCCGCCGGGCGTCGTCAACTTCTGCCCGGGCGCCGGCGGCTCATTCGGCAACGCCGTCGTCGAGCATCCCAAGACCCGCCTCATCGCGTTCACCGGCAGCAAGGAAGTCGGCCTCGACATCCACTCGAAGGCCGCCCAGCCCCGCAAGGGCCAGCTCTGGATCAAGCGCACCATCCTCGAGATGGGCGGCAAGGACGGCATCGTCGTCGCCGACGACGCCGACATCGACGCGGCGGTCGAGGGCGTGGCGGTATCCGCCTTCGGCTTCCAGGGCCAGAAGTGCTCGGCCTGCTCGCGGCTGATCCTGGACGAGAAGATTTACGACGCCTTCCTGGAGAAGCTCGTCGCGCGAGTCGCGAAGATCACGGTCGGCGATGCGGCCGAAAACCCCGACATGGGCCCCGTGGTCAACGCCGGCTCCCTGAAGTCCATCCAGGAGTACATCGAGATCGGCAAGCAGGAAGGCCGTCTGGTCTTCGGCGGCGACCGCATCACATCGCTGGGCGACGGCTACTTCCTGCAGCCCACCATCATCGCCGACGTGGCGCCCACGGGGCGCCTGGCCCAGGAGGAGATCTTCGGCCCGGTGCTCGCGGTCATCAAGGCCAAGCACTTCGACGACGCGATGGACATCGCCAACAACACCGAGTTCGGGCTTACCGGCGCGATCTACTCGACCTCGCCCGAGCGCATCGAACGAGCCAAGCGCGACTTCCATGTCGGCAACCTGTACGTCAACCGGAAGTGCACGGGCGCCATCGTGGGAGCGCATCCGTTCGGCGGGTTCAACATGTCGGGCACCGACTCGAAAGCGGGCGGCCCCGACTACCTGTTCCTGTTCACGCAGGGCAAGTCCATCGCCACGAAGGTCTGATTTCCAAAAAAACACCCGCTTGCCGCTTGCGGCTACACGGCTCCGCGCTACAGTAGGGCCTGTCGACACGAATCGGTGAAAAGTCCACCTGCTGTGGCAGGAGGTTCCGATTCAGGCACTTCGGTCCTTCCTTCCGAGGAAGATCAGTACCAGGTGCCAGGAAGATTCGATGGGTCGTGAGATCGGCCGAATCTTCCAGCGAGCGCCCGAACCTTCCGAGGGTTCGGGCGCTTTGCGCGTGACATAACCAAGCAATCGGCCTGCAATATTCGTGCAATCTTTCGGTTGCATTCTAGTCACATAAGCGCAAGGGGACTGCAACGCACGGCGTGCGGGCCCCGGGGGGTAGGCGGCCGGGCGCGCGAGCGGGGCCGCCGGAGGAGATGTTTACGCGGCCGGGCGCATTCGATGCGGGGCCGCGAGGCTAGAGCGATGCCTGCAGCCGGGCGCCATGTTTGCGGGGCTGCCGGATTCGCACGCCTGGAGTAGGCCGGGCGCCTTGTAGGCGGGGCCAAGCTGGGGCGAACCAGTTGCGTTGGGGGAAGTCAGCGCGGTCCCGGCGACCGATCGGGACCGCGCGCCTGCAAGAGGAGGCTTTGCATGTCAAAGAAGTTCGTGCTGGCGGCCGCATTGGTTGCCGCGTTCACCACGGGTTGCACCGGTCCGGTCTCGGGCGTGTCCCCGGGCAAGACCTACCGGTCGCAGGCTACCTACGGCGCCGGCTACGGCCAGGCCGCCCAGCCGGAGCAAGCCGGAACGACCGGCGTCCGCAACGTCATCTCGCTGAGTGGCGACGCCAGCGGACCGTCCGGCACGCTCGAGGTCTCGCTGGAGCTGGCGAAGGCCGATCGCGGGCTCCTGGCCCTCCCCGAGGGTACCGACCGGGTCCTGATCACGATCGCTTCGCCGAAGCTCGATGCCCCGCTCCGCCAGGAGATCCGCCGGAGTCAGTTCGTGGGCGGCGTCGCGAAGATGATCGTCACCAAGCTCCCGCTCGGCCAGACGAAGGTCGGCTGCGAGGTCTTCGACGATGCCGGCGCGCTCATCACCCAGGGGACCTCCGGCGCCGTCGTCACCGCCGACACGATCAGCCCGGTCAAGATCGACCTGGTGGTCAAGGAAGCCACGGGCGGCCTGGCCATCTCCGTCGATA
Coding sequences:
- a CDS encoding glycosyltransferase translates to MLQDETLVCLSSSPWDTGLPSACHYLMQEFARAGNRVLFVDRALSVKDLVVVEREADEWLRARIARTAGTVPRLRRVGELYALTPPPVLSIGMLPPGLIHDTVNRLNAALLRRCVSEALRDLGWHADIVWAGLDLPGANALAGRLGERLLVYHCFAEPPGLGCEARQGTRQESRLISRADVVFATSSALLRHKRSLAAEIGSGVVVAYLPDGVDHCRLARALAPDTPVPAALAGLPHPVAGYLGTIEDRLDFHLLETAAGALSEGTLVVAGPASGRQAERLRILATLPNVVILGPVDPAAAPGVLKAFDIGLVPFSKTVAASFAYPLEVNEYLAAGLPVVASDFADLGDMAPHVRVAASSQAFAAALRDAATPSGPGKRLERSRFAAGNSWRRRAEAASEVLQTMVK
- the pruA gene encoding L-glutamate gamma-semialdehyde dehydrogenase, which produces MTTQAPARIEIMAPQGPFRNEDPVDWTDESNVRRMREALAKVRGELGREYPLIIGGKRVMTEGKIRSINPSNPSELVGLFQKAERDHVEPAMQAALEAFETWSRTPAPERASVLFKTAAIIRDRKFEFMAWLVFEVGKNWREADGDIAELIDFLEFYGREALRLAAVEPPVQLPGERDELWYIPLGVAAVIPPWNFAGAIMGGMTSAAVVCGNTVILKPSSDSPAIAAKFVEAMEEGGLPPGVVNFCPGAGGSFGNAVVEHPKTRLIAFTGSKEVGLDIHSKAAQPRKGQLWIKRTILEMGGKDGIVVADDADIDAAVEGVAVSAFGFQGQKCSACSRLILDEKIYDAFLEKLVARVAKITVGDAAENPDMGPVVNAGSLKSIQEYIEIGKQEGRLVFGGDRITSLGDGYFLQPTIIADVAPTGRLAQEEIFGPVLAVIKAKHFDDAMDIANNTEFGLTGAIYSTSPERIERAKRDFHVGNLYVNRKCTGAIVGAHPFGGFNMSGTDSKAGGPDYLFLFTQGKSIATKV